A genomic region of Plasmodium malariae genome assembly, chromosome: 14 contains the following coding sequences:
- the PmUG01_14026500 gene encoding conserved Plasmodium protein, unknown function, with protein MNKILIRTFKNARLVHTSALRRSSDDTGPLLKKKRRFFDLKLFRQHLRRQKIEEIEKEKRELLKSCASEAPKNWDVRTFLENIDIGENIDEIEKCFKSWKDFITVTPKELFNIGCITNEQRRKIWKYVNKCKYGLYPEDSYDDFVKNFQAPPLENENKPWSKEHEEQLAYYLNYYDVDFGDPWLYISWKMKRTFDDVQNKYIELYLKEKNKKRKCEICLTKCTTPLLMNRKFKLDPPFIFFIPSSINFPHMTIFDYYNKKQSISFNQNTFKEGSEKREKIFLCEDTLKADPLFPSYGSFIFSSSFLPFVDKRCF; from the exons atgaataaaatattaataagaacTTTTAAGAACGCTAGACTAGTACACACATCAGCACTTCGTAGGAGCTCGGATGACACAG GCCCGCTACTCAAGAAGAAGAGGAGATTCTTCGACTTAAAACTTTTCAGGCAACACTTGAGGAGACAGAAGAtagaagaaatagaaaaggaaaaacggGAACTTTTAAAAAGCTGTGCAAGTGAGGCACCCAAAAATTGGGACGTTAGAacttttttagaaaatatagaCATAGGTGAGAATATTgatgaaatagaaaaatgttttaagAGTTGGAAAGATTTTATTACAGTAACAccaaaagaattatttaatataggATGTATAACAAATGAACAGAGGAGAAAAATATGGAAGTATGTAAATAAGTGTAAATATGGTTTATATCCTGAAGATTCGTATGATGACTTTGTTAAAAACTTTCAAGCTCCACCTTTAGAAAATGAGAATAAACCCTGGTCAAAAGAACATGAAGAACAGTTAgcttattatttaaattattatgatgTAGATTTTGGAGACCCATGGTTATATATATCGtggaaaatgaaaagaacCTTTGATGAtgttcaaaataaatatattgaattatatttaaaagaaaaaaataaaaaaagaaagtgtGAAATATGTCTTACTAAATGTACTACACCATTATTAATGAacagaaaatttaaattagatcctccttttattttttttattccttcgTCAATTAATTTCCCACATATGACTATTTttgattattataataaaaagcaatctatttcttttaatcAAAATACATTCAAAGAGGGTTcagaaaaaagggaaaaaatcTTTTTATGTGAAGATACTTTGAAGGCAGATCCACTTTTTCCTTCCTATGggtcttttattttttcctcgAGTTTCTTACCTTTTGTTGACAAAAggtgtttttaa